Proteins co-encoded in one Lynx canadensis isolate LIC74 chromosome C1, mLynCan4.pri.v2, whole genome shotgun sequence genomic window:
- the LOC115519730 gene encoding LOW QUALITY PROTEIN: uncharacterized protein LOC115519730 (The sequence of the model RefSeq protein was modified relative to this genomic sequence to represent the inferred CDS: inserted 5 bases in 3 codons; substituted 2 bases at 2 genomic stop codons): SDPLPEPRVTLKVEGTPVDFLVDTGAQHSVLRTPQGKLARKKSWVQGATGMSQYSWTTRRTVDLGTGRVSHSFMVIPECPYPLLGRDLLTKIGAQITFRQGGPQVTDGKGHPIQVLTMKLEDEYLHHQEALLRENNIDRWLQEFPSVWAEMGGGMGLAAHRTPVLVELKPGESPVRIKQYPMSQEARKGIQPHIRRLRSLGVLVPCQSAWNTPLLPVKKPHTNDYRPVQDLREVNKRVADIYPTVPXPYTLLSSLAPSRVWYTVLDLKDAFFSLPLAPQSQPLFAFEWHDPEEGYSGQLTWTRLPQGFKNSPTIFDEALHEDLGEXRREHPGLTLLQYVDDILIAADTAKDCERGTQDLLATVGALGYRASSKKAQICRERVSYLGYILEGGQWRLSDARKETVLKIPTPTSRREVREFLGSAGYCRLWVPGFAEITRPPYEATKEGKTFKWAEKEETAFNQLKKALLSAPALGLPDIAKPFHLFVDEHKGIAKGVLTQALGPWNRPVAYLSKKLDPVAAGWPPCLRIIAATALLVKDADKLTLGQEIWIMTPHAIEGVLKQPPDRWMSNTPMTHYQNLLLNPPRVRFHPSAALNPTTLLPNPDLGASLHDCAGILEQVHGFRTDLTDRPLPDAEATWFTDGSSFVXDGHRYAGAVVVTETDTVWAEALPSGTSAQRAELIALTKVLMLGAGKRLNIYTDSRYAFATAHIHGAIYQERGLLTAEGRTIKNKQEILNLPTALWLPAKLAIIHCQGHQKADNPVARGNLKADQTAKAVALTPVPTMTIQLPDPGDPIKGWWYTPNKELVLPDQLGVSILEHMHRSTHMGARKLKDLIQHAGIKIHQQDTKIEQVVSACKTCQLTNVRATSNKKGTRLRGTRPGAQWEVDFTEVKPGKYGSKYLLVFXDTFSGWVEAYPTKHETAQTVAKKLLEDILPRYGFPAMVGSDNGPAFISQVTQAVAKAVGANCKLHCAYTPQXSGQVERRNRTLKETLTKLTMETGGDWVTLLPYALYRVRNTPYTLGFTPYEIIFGRPPPVIPSLRAELIAEFKDQELFLSLRGLQRAHEDIWPRLRAIYEAGPTPTPHHYRPGDWVYVKRHHRETLKPCWKGPYIMVLTTPTALKVDDIATWVHHTHVRPADPSSIRKDFFTRWAISRDQHNPLKLKLQRI, translated from the exons tcggaccctctccccgaacccagggtaactcttaaagtggaggggacccctgttGACTTCCTTGTCGACACCGGAGCACAACATTCGGTCCTCCGCACCCCACAAGGAAAGCTAGCCAGgaagaagtcctgggtacaaggggcaactggtatgagccagtattcatggactacccgaaGAACAGTAGATTTGGGAACCGGccgggtatcccactcctttatggtaataccagaatgcccctacccgctgttaggacgggacttactgaccaagattggagctcagataactttcagacaaggggggcctcaggtcaccgatggcaagggccaccccatccaggtcctgaccatgaaactggaggatgaataccTCCACCACCAGGAGGCGCTCCTGAGAGAGaataatatagacagatggctacaagaattcccctcggtttgggcagagatggggggggggatgggactAGCCGCTCACAGAACCCCAgtcctggtagagctcaagccaggagagagtccggtaaggatcaaacaataccccatgtctcaggaggcccggaaggggatccagccacacatccggagactacgaagcctaggggtactagttccttgccagtctgcctggaacacccccctactgccggtcaaaaagcctcacacaaatgactaccgaccggtacaagacctccgggaagtaaataagagggtcgcGGACATATACCCAACTGTTC acccatatactctcttgagctccttggcgccctccagggtctggtatactgtactagatttaaaggatgccttcttcagtctgccgctggcaccccagagccaacccttgttcgccttcgagtggcatgatccggaggagggctacagtgggcaactcacctggacacggctacctcagggattcaaaaattcacccacCATCTTCGACGAGGCACTACATGAGGACCTGGGTGAGTAGagaagggagcaccctggcctcacccttctacagtacgtagatgacatcctgattgctgccgacacggccaaagactgtgagcgagggacccaggacctgctggctaccGTGGGGGCCTTAGGGTACCGGGCATCCTcgaagaaggctcagatatgcagggagagggtaagttacctgggatatatcctggagggcGGACAGTGgcggttatcagatgccagaaaagaaactgtcctaaagatccctactcccacctcccgaagagaagtgagggaattcctaggatcagccggctactgccgcctctgggttccaggttttgCTGAGATCACCAGGCCCCCatatgaagctaccaaagaggggaaaacatttaaatgggctgaaaaagaagaaactgcctttaatcagttaaaaaaggccctcctaagtgccccagccctgggcctaccagacattgcgaagcccttccacctctttgtagacgaacataagggaatagcaaaaggggtcctaactcaagccttaggcccctggaaccgcccagtggcttacctgtctaagaaactagacccagtggctgctggctggccgccatgcctaagaattattgcagcgacagcactcctagtcaaggatgcagacaaactgaccctgggacaggagatctggatcatgaccccacacgccattgaaggggtcctgaaacagcctccgGATAGATGGATGAGCAATACACCTATGACTCATTACCAGAAcctcctactcaaccctccacgagtgcggttccaccccagtgcagccctcaatcctacaaccctgcTGCCCAACCCTGACCTAGGTGCTTCACTACATGACTGTGCAGGAATCCTGGAACAAGTACATGGATTCCGGACGGACCTGACCGACCGGCCCCTCCCCGATGCCGAGGCTACctggttcactgatggcagcagctttgtgtGAGACGGACACAGGTATGCGGGTGCAGTGGTGGTCACTGAAACAGACACCGTATGGGCGGAGGCTCTACCCTCCGGAACGTCAGCCCAGCGAGCAGAGCTCATAGCCCTCACCAAGGTGCTGATGCTGGGAGCTGGAAAACGGCTTAACATCTATACAGACAGCCGTTATGCATTTGCCACAGCTCATATTCATGGGGCAATTTATCAGGAGAGGGGGTTACTGACGGCAGAAGGacggactataaaaaataagcaggagataCTTAACCTGCCTACGGCCTTATGGCTTCCTGCCAAGCTAGCCATCATCCACTGCCAAGGGCACCAAAAAGCTGATAACCCAGTAGCTAGAGGTAATCTAAAGGCTGACCAGACAGCCAAGGCAGTAGCCCTTACTCCAGTCCCCACCATGACCATACAACTACCAGACCCaggagaccca ataaagggatggtggtatacacctaacaaggagctcgtgcTGCCAGACCAGCTCGGAGTCTCTATATTAGAGCACATGCATCGGTCTACTCACATGGGGGcccgaaaattaaaagacttaatccaACATGCCggaatcaagattcaccaacaggacaccaaaatagagcaagttgtatctgcctgcaagacctgccaactcaccaacgtgagagccacatcaaataaaaaaggaaccaggctcagaggcaccagaccgggagcccaatgggaagtcgacttcactgaagtcaaaccaggaaagtatggttctaaatatcttttagtatt agacaccttctctggctgggtggaggcatacccaaccaagcatgaaacggctcagacggtggctaagaagctactagaagacatcttacccaggtatggttttcctgccatggtaggatcagacaacggaccagcttttatctcgcaggtaacacaggcagtagccaaggcggtGGGGGCAAATTGcaaattacattgtgcttatacGCCcca ctcaggacaggtagaaagaaggaatagaaccctaaaagagacccttaccaaattaaccatggagactggtggggactgggtgactctcctaccATACGCCCTTTACCGGGTTAGAAACACTCCTTAcactctgggttttactccctacgAGATCATATTTGGTAGGCCACCCCCTGTTATTCCCAGCCTTCGAGCTGAActtattgctgagtttaaagatcaagaactttttctttccttgagagggctccagagggcgcACGAGGACATTTGGCCGCGCCTCCGTGCCATCTACGAGGCTGGCCCGACCCCGACACCTCATCACTACAGGCCGGGAGACTGGGTCTACGTCAAGAGGCACCACCGAGAGACCCTCAAGCCGtgctggaagggaccctacatcATGGTGTTGACAACCCCCACCGCTCTCAAAGTAGACGACATCgcgacctgggtccatcacacccaTGTTCGGCCAGCAGACCCCTCCTCGATCCGGAAGGACTTCTTCACGCGATGGGCCATCAGTCGGGACCAACACAACCCGCTCAAGCTCAAGCTACAGCGCATTTga